In Heyndrickxia vini, the sequence CAGCCTCTCTGGACTGCTTTTAAAAGGATTTATTTAATTTTCATAAATACTTACTTGATCTAATTCATCCACTTCATCAAGGGCAACAACAATTCGTTCAGAACTTGATGTTGGAATATTTTTCCCAATAAAATCTGCACGAATAGGTAATTCTCGATGTCCGCGGTCTACCAGAACGGCTAATTGAATTTGTGATGGCCTTCCAATGTCCATCAATGCATCCATTCCTGCTCGAACTGTTCGACCCGTATATAATACATCATCCACTAATATAACCTTTTTGTTATTTATATCAGTTGGAATATGTGAACCTTTCACTTCAGGTACTGCATTTTCAGTCTTTTTCGTTAAATCGTCACGATACAATGTAATATCCAAAACTCCAACTTGCATGGACTCGCCTTCAATTTGTTCAATCCTTTCAGCTAATCGCTTAGCTAAATGA encodes:
- the pyrR gene encoding bifunctional pyr operon transcriptional regulator/uracil phosphoribosyltransferase PyrR yields the protein MSQKAVVLDQQAIRRALTRIAHEIIERNKGIENCILVGIKTRGIHLAKRLAERIEQIEGESMQVGVLDITLYRDDLTKKTENAVPEVKGSHIPTDINNKKVILVDDVLYTGRTVRAGMDALMDIGRPSQIQLAVLVDRGHRELPIRADFIGKNIPTSSSERIVVALDEVDELDQVSIYEN